In Bernardetia litoralis DSM 6794, the genomic window CCTTCATATAAAGTTCCTTTTGTTGTTCTTGAAGAATAAGGAGTTTGAGCAACTTGGTTTGGTGTTCCATTATCACCTATAAAAATAATAATTGTATTTGCTTTTTCTTCTTCAGAAAGTTCACTTAATAACCTATCAATTTGATAATCCATTGTTTCAATAGCTGCCATATAATATGGAATTGGATTTGAAGAATTAGTATAAGGAGGCAAATTTCCTTGTGAGTGCATTTCTGTTGGAGGCGCATGAAAAGGCGTGTGAGGGGCTGTATAAGCAAGCCACAAAAACCAAGGTTTGTCTTGTTGATTTACCCAATCAATGGCTAAGTTTGTAAATTTTTCTGTGATATATTCTGTTTCTGTTGTAGTTGTTCCATTTTCTGTATAATCCCAATTATAATAACTTTGAGCTGTTCCACTCATCATTCCTGCATAATAATCAATTCCAAAATTTTCAGGATTAAATGTAGTATTCGAACCTGCTAAATGCCATTTTCCAATAACAGCCGTAGCATATTGATTATTTGTTTGGTCATTAATATATTTTTGTAAAACCGTTTCCGAATTTGAAAGTACATCTCCAGCCCATTTTACACCTGTTTGATAGCCGTATTTTCCTGTAATCGTAGCTGCACGAGTAGGCGAACATGTAGGCGCAACCCAAAAATTAGAAAAACTCAATCCTGTATTTTTTATATTGTCAATAGTGGGAGTATTGGGTTTTATTATTCCTTCTGAAAAACCATTTGTGGCATCTTTTCCCATATCATCAGCAATGATAAAGAGAATATTAGGCGTATCTGAAGCAATAATAGTAGTTGTATTTTCTTCTTTTTTACAAGAAAGCAAAATTAAAAAAAGGACAGAAAATAAAAGAAGAGAAGAGAATTTCATAAAAAATAGATTTTAAATAAATAATAATTCTCTTTAGACTAAAAAAAATCTTAGTAGTTTAGTTTGCAAGTAAACAGACAGATTTTATCTTTTAAAATATTTGTTTTTTCACAACCATTCTCTCCTATAAAAACATTTAATTTTCCTAGTTTTAAATCTACTACTGATTTGAAATTTTCTATTTATTTTTCTCTTAAAACTACAAAAGTTCCATCTCTTTTAGAAATGGAACTTCAACTATTCAAATTACTTTTTCTCTATAAATTCCAAAACATAATTGAGTTGTGTATCTTCATTTTTGATAAAATCTTGATAGGATTGAGTTATTTCATAATCTGGCATAATCCCACTTCCAATAGGTTGATTGTCTTTTTTTGGTACATCTTGCTCTAAATTAACAATAGAAAAAAACATTTTTAATTTAGACTTTGAAAGTGTATAATTAAGAGGTATATGTCCATTATGACCATAATAACCTCCTTGCGTTTCTTCTCCCACCACAATAGTATTTTCTTCTGATGCACTCATAGCAGCAAACAAACTTCCAGCAGAAGCTACTCTAGGACTAATCATTAAATAAACTTTTCCTGTAAAAGCATTTTGTTTTGGCATGCGAACTTGATGGTCATCACTGGTAGAATCTTCGTAATATTTACCTTCTTTTTCAAGAGGAAATATTTTTTTTAATTCTTTATTGTAGAGCATTTTAAGTATTGGTTTTTTATAAAAAGCAATTTCTCCTTTTATATGTTTCCAGTATGGAATTTTTCTGAAAGAAATCCACGCTTCTGTATTTTCCATAAAATTCCTAGATGATAAATAAGAATAAGTTACTAAATCATTTGGGTCAGTTCCTCCTCCATTATCTCTAATATCGACAATCAAATTATTTACTTTTTTCTCTTTTAATAATGTAAAGACGCTATCCAAAAATTCAGTATAACGAATATGAATAGGGTCTTGGGCATTTCCACCTATCGCAAACGTGTTTAGAGTAAGTTTGGCAATATCGTTTTCTAACATTTCAAAATAATAAAATTCATTTTTTTCTATGTCAGAATATGAATTTTTATCATAAGATAGAGAATGACGTTTTTTTATAAAGTTTTCTCTGCGTTTCTTATAGCTTACACTTTGAATAGTTTGAGTCAGAATTTCATTTGATGTTTTATAAGCAACTAAAAATTGCTCTTGTTTTCCATAATGAAGACGATAATAATAGCTAAAACTTCCGTTTATGCCAATAGCCTTTCCAGTTTTATTAAATCCGTCAGTTGTATAATATTTATGTAGATTTGGTAAAACCTTTTCTATGGGAGTATTATTTATTGAAAGAATTTCTGCTCCCAAAGGAATTTGTGTAGAATCCATGTTCATCCTTAGTTTTCCTTCAATGAGTTTTACAGGAAAAGGAAAATAACCTGTTTTTTCTGCTTTAACAGAAGCATTTACTTTTTTTGGCAAATTCAAACCATTGTGAAGACTTCCTTCAAAATCTGTTAATTTCCAAATTATATTATAAAAATCTCGGTAAGTAGAGGAATTTTTTATCTCATTTTCTGCCCAATTATAAATGCTATCAATTTCATTTTTACTTCTATATTTATAAAGTCCTGAATTGGCTTTTTCACGAATATCTCTGAATAATTTTAAATCTTTATGCATCTTCTTTTGAGAAAATGAATCGTCGATACTTTTTTGAGCAAAGAGAGAAAAGGATAATAAAAATAAAGCAAAAATAGTGAAGAGTATATTTTTCATTATTCTGGTTGTTTGAATTTGATAACTTATTTACTATTCACAAATTTCGGCAGAACAAATAACTTACACTTGTACAATCTTGACTATTTCAATGTTTTTTTATATTCGTTTGGTGCAATTCCTATAAATCGTTTGAAGGTTTTAGAAAAATGAGCTTGGTCTGCAAAACCAAATTGATAAGCTAAAGCTGTTAGTTCAGAATGATGATTAATTTGCTTTTTTGCTGCAAAGACTTTTTTCATCAAGACATAATTTATAGGTGACATTCCAAATTTGGAACGAAACTGTCTAGCAAAACCAAATTTTTCCATATTCATAAAATACGCCAATCCATCAATAGATAATTTTTCTTCTAAATTATGGTCTATAAATAAGACTATTTTTTCCCACTTAGAGAAATCATTTTTAAATCTGTTTCTATCATCAATATCAGATGACTTTTTTAGTAAATTGAAAAGATTACCTAGATTTTTTTGTATCAAATTTGGGTTATTATTATTTAATGAGTTTTTGACTTCATAAAATAAAGGAATCAATGAAGGTTGAAATAATTGACTATTTTGAAACTTGACATTCTTTTCTTTTAGGCAAAAATTCACTACTTCTTGAGATACATATAAAGTTGTAAAAGATATAGGAGTATCTTTATTCAAAAGTGGATTTGCATGAACTTCATACGGATTAGTTATAGAAATGCTTCCTTTTTCACTATACAAAATAGAATCATTTGTATCAGTAACTTCTATACCTTGTTCGATTAAGGAAATACAAAACGTTTCATGAAAATGTCTTGGAAAATCTTTTTTCTGATTATGAATGGATAATATTTCAAAATTATCTAGGCTATCTATTTTTTTTATACTCATCATTTTGTGTTGTCTTATTCTCTCTTAAAATAAAGTCAAGATTAAATTCTAAAATGATAATTATTTACAAACTAAATCTATTCTTCTCTGCGCTTCTTTATTTCCTAGACTTACTGATTTATAAAAATCATTACAGGCTTGTTCATCTTTATCTAACCTAAGATAAACTATTCCACGTAACTCATAGGTTTGGTCTTTATCTGTTTCCTCAATATCTGCATTAATAATTTTATCAAAATCTTTAATAGCACTTTCATAATCGCCTAAATGTGAATAAATAAAACCTCTTAGTTCTAATGCACTATAATTAGCAGGTTCTTGTTTCAATATTGCTGAGTAACAATAGATTAATTCTTGCTTGTTGCCTAATTTTTTATATATTCTACTCATATTCCAATATATATCTAAGCGTGTGCTGTCCAAATCTACAGCCTTCTTATAGTTTTCTAATGCTGCGCTTTTTTGGTTTTGTTGTGCATAAATAAATCCCTTATGATAATAAGGAGATACTAAGTCTTGACATAACTCAATAGAATTATCAAAATCTCTTAGAGCCTTATCTATTTCTTCTAACTGATAGTAAACTTCCCCTCTCAAGGTATAAGCCAAACATTGATGTTCTGAACCTTCAAGTTGTGAAATAGCAGAATCAAAATCTAGTAATGCTTCTTTGTAGAGTTTGTCTTCACTATATAATCTTCCTCGTCTATTATATGCAAGTGCATTATTTATTGGTCGCTTTTCTATTGAGGCTGTATAATATTTATAAGCACTATCAGTTTCATTTTTCAACCTATAAATATCTCCTATTTGAAAATTAGCTTCTAAGTCTTTAAGATCACTGTCTATCAAACCTTTATACAATTCTATAGCAGTATCATAATTCTTTAAAAAATAGTGAGCTTGTCCTAACATACTTTTAGTGCTGTTGGAAGTATCTCCTAATTCTATCATTTTTTGACAATCTTCTAAACATAATTGCCATTTATCCTGCATAACTCTAGCAGAATGACGAGCCAAATATATTTCTTTAAGTGAGTCTACAGGTAAAGTATCACTACTAGATAAAATTCGATTACAGTATTCCTCAGCTAATTGATAATTTTCATTGTTAATCTCTTCCCAAGCTTTTGTTAGTAAATCCTCCTTCACTTCTTCTTTGCAAGAACAAAAAAGAAACCCTATTATAAAAAGAGACAATAGTATATTTTTCATAGAATAAGTTTGTTTTTCTCTTAAAACTATAAAAGTTCCATCTCTTTTAGAAATGGAACTTTTGATTTTATTTGTAGTGTATGCTACATTGGTTATTTTTTGGACACTTTCATACTCAAATTTACTTTTGTTTCTTCAGTTTCTAATTCTACTGAATTATTTACTTTATCCAAAATATCCATTTCTAAAGCCTGTGTTTCATCACAAATATAGTCTTTGAAATTAGCTAAAGCAGCATTTAAAAGGTCTGTTCCTTTTTCAATTTGAAGTAAAATCTTATCTTGAACTTCCAAACCTTCATCTTTACGTAGGTTTTGAATACGATTTACCAAATCTCTAGCAACTCCTTCTTGACGCAACTCATCAGTAAGATTTACATCCAAAGCTACCGTAATTCCGTTTTCACTCATTACTACCCAGCCTGCAATATCTTCTGTTCCAATTTCTACATCATCTGGAGTAAGTGGAATAGTTTCACCATCAAGATTCAAAGTAAAGATTCCTGTTTGTTCTAAGGTAGCAATATCTGCTTGTGTCATTTTCTTGACTAACCCTGCAATTTTTGGCATTGCTTTTCCATACTGTCCACCCAATTTTTTGAAATTTGGTTTTATCGTTTTGGTAAGTTTATCAGAATTAGGAGCTAAAAACTCTAATTCTTTTACATTTACTTCTGATAAAATTAATTCCTGTACAGCTTTGATATGATTTTGAGTTGTTTCATCTACAACAGCAACCATAATTTTTTGCAATGGCTGACGAACTCTCATTTGATTTTTCTTTCTCAATGCATGTGTCATTGATGAAATTTGTTGAGCCAATTCCATTTGAGCTTCTAAAGCTTTATTAATTAATTTAGAATCAGAAATAGGGAAATCAGCCAAATGAACTGAGATAGTATTTTCATTTCCTATTTCTGCATTTTCTGCTGCCTCATCTACTTTTTTCAAATTGCGATATATAAAATCACTATAAAAAGGAGCAATTGGCGAAGCTAATAAAGCAATTGTTTCCAAACATGTATAAAGTGTTTGATAAGCTGCAATCTTGTCTTCTACTAATTCTGCTTTCCAAAAACGTTTTCTATTCAAACGAACATACCAGTTTGAAAGGTCGCTAGTAACAAATTTTGACATGGCACGAGCCGCTTTTGTTGGCTCATATTCTGCAAAATCAATATCTACTTCAGCTATCAAAGAATGAAGTTTTGAGATAACCCAACGGTCGCTTTCTGGTCGTTTCTCAATTGGAATAAGATTATTTTCATCAAAATCAAAATCATCCAAATTTGCATATAAAGCAAAGAACGAATATGTATTTTGAAGTGTATTAAAAAACTTACGTTGAACTTCTGTAACACCATCTTCATTGAATTTCAAACTATCCCAAGGATTTGAGTTTTCAATTAAATACCAACGAGTTGGGTCAGCACCAAATTTATCTAATGTTTCAAATGGATCAACAGTATTGCCTTTAGATTTTGACATTTTATTGCCTTTTTTATCCAAAACAAGTCCATTTGAAATTACATTTTTATAGGCTACCGAATCAAAAAGCATGGTAGAAATAGCGTGCAAAGTAAAGAACCAACCACGAGTTTGATCGACACCTTCTGCAATAAAATCAGCAGGGTAAGATTCTTTGAGTGTATCTTCTTGCTCAAATGGATAATGCCATTGTGCATACGGCATTGCACCCGAATCAAACCAAACATCAATTAAATCTAATTCTCTAGTCAGTTTTGTTTTTCCTTTTACAAGCGTAATATCATCTACATACGGACGGTGCAAATCAGCTTTATTAGCCATAAATTTTTCTAAAAAGCCACGATTTTTCTTGACTTCTTCTGTACTCAATATTTTCGAATCATTTGCTTCTTGTATTCCTGCAATAAGGTCAGCAATAGAACCAATACAAGTTTCTTCTGTTCCGTCTTCGCTTCTCCAAATTGGAAGAGGTGTTCCCCAATAACGAGAGCGAGATAAGTTCCAATCAACAAGATTTTCAAGCCAGTTTCCAAAACGCCCTTCGCCTGTACTTGCAGGTTTCCAGTTTATGGTTTTGTTTAGCTCTACCATTTTTTCTTTATAGTCTGTTGTTTTGATAAACCAAGAATCTAATGGATAATACAAAATTGGTTTATCAGTTCTCCAACAATGTGGATAATTGTGTTCGTATTTTTCAGTTTTGAAAGCACGATTTGTAGTTTTTAATTTTACTGCAATACGCAAATCAACAGATTCATAACCTTTTACACTTGTTACTTCATCAGGCTCATATTCTGCCTTAACAGCTTCACCAGCAAAATCAGTAACTTCTTTTACAAAACGTCCTCTTTTGTCCACAAGTGGCATTGGATTTCCGTTTTCATCAGCTACCAAAATAGCAGGAATATTATTTTGTTTGGCAACACGAGCATCATCAGCACCAAAAGTAGGCGAAATATGAACGATTCCTGTTCCATCTTCAGTAGTTACAAAATCTCCTAAAATTACTCTGAATGCTTTTCCATTTGTTTCGTCTGGTTTTACATAAGGCATAAGTTGTTCATACTCCAAACCTTCCAAACGTTCTCCTTTACATTGTTCTAAGATTGTATAAGGATGTTTTCCAGCATGTTTTACCTCATCAAAAATAGCATGGTCAATATATTTTTTCTCATCAAAAACAGTTTTTAATAATGATTTTGCTACATAAACATTGATAGGATGCTTTGTATATTGATTGTGTGTTTCTACTTTTACGTATTCTATATTTTTTCCAACTGCCAAAGCTGAATTTGAAGGAAGCGTCCAAGGCGTTGTTGTCCAAGCCAAAAGAAAATCGTTTGCAGTTCCTTTTATTTTAAATTGGGCTATCATTGACAAATCTTTCACTTCACGATAACATCCTGGTTGATTGATTTCGTGAGAAGAAAGTCCTGTTCCAGCAGCAGGAGAATAGGGCTGAATGCTATATCCTTTGTACAAAAGTCCTTTTTCGTGGAATTGCTTCAATAAATACCAAAGCGTTTCCATATAATTTTTATCGAAGGTAATATAAGGATTGCCCAAATCTACCCAGTAACCCATTTTTGTTGTAATATCGTCCCAAAGTTCTTTGTAACGCATTACTGCTTCTCTACATTTTTGATTATAATCTTCAATCGAAATTGTTTTTCCTATGTCTTCTTTTGTGATCCCTAATTCTTTTTCTACCTGCAATTCAATAGGCAAACCGTGCGTATCCCATCCCCCTTTACGCTTTACTTGAAAGCCTTTAAGAGTTTGATAACGACAAAAAATATCCTTAATAGTACGAGCCATAACGTGGTGAATCCCTGGTTTTCCGTTGGCAGAAGGAGGTCCTTCATAAAACGTAAACGTCGGCTTTCCTTCTCTGTTTTGGACAGAAGCCTCAAAAATTTTGTTCTCATTCCAAAAATGGAGAACATCTTTAGCTACACCTGCGTAACTTATATTTTTTGGTTCGGTATATTTCATTTTATATATATGTTCTAGACTCTTAGGATTTTCAAAAAGTCTAAGAGTCTTTAATAAATGGCTATTCAATTTCAATCAATCCACAAAGGTAAGAAATTGTGAATTAAAAAGATAACGTGCTGGGAAGGGAATTTTATTATCTTGTAACTATAAACAAACCAACAAGTACTATGAAAAAGGTTGTGATATTATATTTTGTTGTATCTGCTCTGATTAGTTGTAAATCTAAAACGAAAAATATAGAAGTTATTTGAATAAAACTACTATCTCTACTGATGCAAGGTTTTACCTTGTGCCTACTATTTCAGCAAGCATAATGCCTGTAAAACGACCAACACAAGATAGAATCTTGCGCTAGAAAATTAAACCGTATAAAGTTGTTTTCAAGAAAAAAATAGATTTATCGAAAAAAATCCATACATTTGTATCGCACACGATTTAATTGCATTAAACTTAACCTCAAACGACTTAAAAAATCATAAAATGAAAACATCAACGGCACAAAATGTATTTAGAATCTTGTTAGTTTTATTTATGTTCTATGCAGGAGTTAGTCATCTGACTTTTAATAGAATTGACTTTCAAGCGCAAGTTCCTGATTGGATTCCTTTTTTTAGTAAAGACTTAGTAGTTATTTTATCAGGAATAGTAGAAATAACTTTGGCACTTGGGTTAGCTTTTTGGAAAAGTAAACGGATTCATTTTGGCTGGGCATTGGCAATTTTTTTTATATTGATTTTTCCAGGTAATATTTCTCAATACTTGGAAAGTAGAGATGCTTTTGGAGCATTAAATTCGGATAAAGCTAGATTGATACGATTGTTTTTTCAACCTGTTTTAATTGCTTGGGCATTGTGGTCTAGTGGAGCTTGGCAAAACTGGAGAGCAAAATAAAATTAAAAAAATAGGAAGGATAGTACAAAAAATATAACTAATGGATGATTCACAGCTAAAACTGAGTAATCAAATTTGTTTTCCTTTATACTCAGTTTCTCGTCTTATCACGAAGGCATATAAGCCTTTTTTGGATAAAATGGAAATTACGTATCCTCAATATTTGGTATTGATGGTACTTTGGGAAAATGATGGAATTACAATAAATCAGATTACAGAAAAATTATTGCTTAATACAAATACACTTTCTCCATTACTTAAAAGAATGGAAAAAATGGAAATTATTGAGCGTAATCGTTCTGAAAAAGATGAGAGAAGTGTTATCATAACACTTACAAAAAAAGGAGAAAATTTGAAAAATCAAGCTTCTTGTATTCCTGATGATATTGCAAAAGTATTAATGACAGAGAATATTCAAGTAGCAGATATAATGAATTTGAAAAATATGTTGAATGAATGGATTCAATTATTATCAGAAAAAAAAGACTAATTTTACTTTATACAAAACTTCAATAAAAAAACAAAATGGAATTATTAGATAAACTCAACTGGAGATATGCTGCAAAAGCAATGAATGGCGAAAAAGTAGCACAAGAAAAAATTGATAATATTATCGAAGCTATTTCTCTTGCTCCTACTTCAAGCGGATTACAACCTTTTGAAGTAATCGTGATTACAAATCAAGAAATTAAAGACAAAATCAGACCTGTAGCTTGGAATCAATCTGTGGTTTCTGATTGTTCACATTTATTTGTTTTTGCAGCTTGGGATACATATACAGCTGAAAGAATCAACAAAATGTTTGATTTGGTAAATGAAGTACGTGGCATAAAAAATGAAGGTTGGGAAAACTATCGTCAAATGTTATTGAGTAGTTATCCACAAAAAGATGCAGAAGTAAACTTCCAACATGCAGCTAGACAAGCCTATATTGCATTCACAGAAGCCCTAACAGCTTGTGCATTTGAAGGTGTAGATTCTACTCCAATGGAAGGATTTGACCCAGAGGCAGTAGATGAAATCTTAGGACTTAAAGAAAAAGGACTTAGAAGTTGTGTGCTTTTGCCAGTTGGTTATAGAAAAACAGAAGAAGATTGGTTGGTAAACTTAAAGAAGGTAAGAAAAAGCAAAGAAGATTTAGTTACACTTATTGACTAATTTTTTATCATTTTAATAAAAATAGAAAAGGTCATAACATCTCGTTATGACCTTTTTTGTGTTTAAATATTTTGATTATTATATTGTAAAAATTTTACTTTTTTTTAACCAAATTTATTTATGAAATATTTATTTTATTCAATTTTAATTTTTGTATTTGCTTCTTGCAATAATAACAGTTCAGAAAACCAAACAGATGAAAAAAGTACTCATTCAGAGCAATCTGAAATTTTATCTGAAAGTGAATCTATTAAAGAAAATACTCCCACAAATACAGAATCTCAAACGCAAAAAACAGAAAAAGAACTAAAAACAGTTGAAGATATTAGAGAAGAATATCAAGTTATTATGTCTAAAATAACAGATGGCAAAATAATTCCATCCTCTTTTGATTATATGTGTAATGAAGAACTTGAAGGAAAATTAACTTATTTTTCAGAAAATGGGGAGCTTCGCAGAATTGTACGTCAAAGTGGATATGACCATGGAGAGCTAATACGAGAAATTTTTTTAAAGGATAATAAACCTTTTTTTATTTTTCATCACATGGAAAGCTGGAGTTTTGATGTAGAAGCAAATCAAGAACACGCCATCAGGAAAGAAATAACAGAAAAACGTTTTTATATTGCTGATAATAAATTGATAAAATGTCTTGAAAAAGAATTTGTGAATCGTTCTGCTGCTAAAAATAATCCTGTTTCTGTGAATATACCAAACAAGGATGTTGAATGTTCTGGTCTCTCTGATTTAATGACAGAATATGAATTGGTTTTGAAATATAAAAATCAAACCGAAAAAATGGGATGTTTGGAATAATAAAATTTAAAATAACAGCATTGAACATTTCAGAATTGAAAAATAACCAATGCTATTATTTTGATAAAATTTCTACATAATATGAGCAAAAGTTTCTTTTAAAACACCTTCCATATTTTCTAATTTTACCATATTAGGGCCATCGGATAATGCATTATCAGGGTTTGGATGAGTTTCCATAAAAAATCCTTTTACTCCCATTGCTGCTGCTGCTTTTGCAAAATAAGGAATATACTCCCTATTTCCTCCAGTTGTTCCGTTGTTTGCACTTGGCTTTTGAACCGAATGTGTTACATCCATCACAACAGGATAACCCATTTCTTGCATATCAATAATATTTCTAAAATCTACTACAAGATTATGATTTCCAAAACTTGTTCCACGTTCTGTAAGCATAATTTGTTTGTTTCCTGTGCTTTCTACTTTTTTAGCAGGATAAATCATATCTCTACCAGTCAAAAATTGCGCTTTTTTGATATTTACAATCTTTCCTGTTTCGCCAGATTTTAAAAGCAAATCTGTTTGACGACACAAAAAAGCAGGAATTTGAAGAATATCAACCACTTCAGCAGCAATCTCAGCCTGATAGGCTTCATGAATATCTGTTGTAACAGGAATTTGATATTTTGCTTTTATTTTGGCGATTGCTTCTAATCCTTTTTCTAAACCAGGCCCTCTGTAAGAATCCATTGAAGTACGATTTGCTTTATCAAAAGAGGCTTTAAAAATGTAAAGAAAACCCATTTTTTTAGAAAGCTCAACCATTTTTTCGGCTACTTCAAAGAGAAGTTCTTCATTTTCAATTACACAAGGACCAGCAATTAGGAAAGTTTCTTTTTGAAGGCGTTCGTAGAGTGTCATAATTTTGTTTTTGAGAGTTGATTCAATAAGTACAAAAATACATATTCGTTGGATATATTTTACTATGAATCAATTTGAGAATTTTATTTATTTGGAATTTTATAATATGAACGAAAATAGAAGGGCTTATTTTTAGACAATTTCTATATTCTTATATAGAAACAAACCAAATTCTCTACTTGTTTTATTCCAATCACACATTACATTTCCCAAATGTTCGAATCCAAGTTTTAAAAGGTGTTTGTGGCGAGTTTCGACTGCGCTAGTAAGGGCAAACTTAATTTGTAGATTTTCCGACAAAAATTTTTTTCTTATTTTATCTAATTCTATTCGAAGCCCTTTTTTTCTATAATCTGGATGAACAACAAGCCTGCTCCAATAAACAAAAGGTCTTTCAAGTGGTAATAGAAAAATATGGTCTTCAAATTCTCCATCAGTTTCTTCCAAACTTTCAAGAATAACAAGCCGAGCTGATGCCACAATTTGATTATTATCCATGATTACCCAATGAAAAACACCTTCTTTTTCATCCAAATCATCTGACCAACCATTTGGATATACTGTTTTATTTACATGTGCCAATTGTTCAGAATTTTCATAAGCATTTACTCGCAAATCATAAATTTCTTGAAGTCGTGATTTATCAGAAAGTAATTTTACTTTTAAATTGCTATCCATTTTTTAAGTGATTTTTTAATAGTTTTCTTAGAGACTAAATAGTAATCATTATGAATTTTAATTCATATCTATACTGAACTAATTTTGGTTTTAGAATAAATAAACCTGTCAGACACTTTCAAAAGTGTCAGTACAGTTTAGAAACAAACTATCTGACACCTTTGAAGGTGTACTGATAGTGCCACAATTTCTAAAACCACTTCTTAACTAGTATAACAACAGAACATGTTCGTAAAAAAAGATGAATTTATTCTGTAATGTTTATTTCTTTGGAAACGAGCTTTTACATCTCTGAGAAAACATTTTACGATATTAATTTCTAATATAAAAAAAACGCCTATCAATTAAAATAGACGTTTCAATAATAACTTAGGAATAGCCTTTGTTAAAAATTTTTCTGAATAAAAGCAAGATTAGACAATATCTACATTTTCTGCTTGAGGTCCTTTTTGTCCCTCTGTAACATCAAATTTTACTTTTTGACCTTCAGTTAATGTTCTCACACCTTCTGAAATAATAGCTCTGAAATGCACAAAGATATCAGCACCTCCATTATCTTGTATAATAAAACCAAATCCTTTCTCTTCGTTGAACCATTTTACAGTTCCTGTAACTTGTGGCATAATAATAAAAATACTTTAATTGTTAAAAAATAAAAAGACGTTTTTTGTTGATTTTACGTCAAAAAAAGAGCTATATAAAACCTTTTGCATCTGCTTGATTTATCCAACTAGCTTTTTCAAAACCAATTTATAAAAAAAAAATTAATAAGTCCATAGACAACCTTCAAATTCAATCAATTTTTCTTCATATTGCATAGATTTTATAATAGCTTTTCTTTTTGTGGCATATTGGTCTTCAAAATAGTCATCTTTAAAATTATCATATTTGACGATATAAC contains:
- the ileS gene encoding isoleucine--tRNA ligase, whose product is MKYTEPKNISYAGVAKDVLHFWNENKIFEASVQNREGKPTFTFYEGPPSANGKPGIHHVMARTIKDIFCRYQTLKGFQVKRKGGWDTHGLPIELQVEKELGITKEDIGKTISIEDYNQKCREAVMRYKELWDDITTKMGYWVDLGNPYITFDKNYMETLWYLLKQFHEKGLLYKGYSIQPYSPAAGTGLSSHEINQPGCYREVKDLSMIAQFKIKGTANDFLLAWTTTPWTLPSNSALAVGKNIEYVKVETHNQYTKHPINVYVAKSLLKTVFDEKKYIDHAIFDEVKHAGKHPYTILEQCKGERLEGLEYEQLMPYVKPDETNGKAFRVILGDFVTTEDGTGIVHISPTFGADDARVAKQNNIPAILVADENGNPMPLVDKRGRFVKEVTDFAGEAVKAEYEPDEVTSVKGYESVDLRIAVKLKTTNRAFKTEKYEHNYPHCWRTDKPILYYPLDSWFIKTTDYKEKMVELNKTINWKPASTGEGRFGNWLENLVDWNLSRSRYWGTPLPIWRSEDGTEETCIGSIADLIAGIQEANDSKILSTEEVKKNRGFLEKFMANKADLHRPYVDDITLVKGKTKLTRELDLIDVWFDSGAMPYAQWHYPFEQEDTLKESYPADFIAEGVDQTRGWFFTLHAISTMLFDSVAYKNVISNGLVLDKKGNKMSKSKGNTVDPFETLDKFGADPTRWYLIENSNPWDSLKFNEDGVTEVQRKFFNTLQNTYSFFALYANLDDFDFDENNLIPIEKRPESDRWVISKLHSLIAEVDIDFAEYEPTKAARAMSKFVTSDLSNWYVRLNRKRFWKAELVEDKIAAYQTLYTCLETIALLASPIAPFYSDFIYRNLKKVDEAAENAEIGNENTISVHLADFPISDSKLINKALEAQMELAQQISSMTHALRKKNQMRVRQPLQKIMVAVVDETTQNHIKAVQELILSEVNVKELEFLAPNSDKLTKTIKPNFKKLGGQYGKAMPKIAGLVKKMTQADIATLEQTGIFTLNLDGETIPLTPDDVEIGTEDIAGWVVMSENGITVALDVNLTDELRQEGVARDLVNRIQNLRKDEGLEVQDKILLQIEKGTDLLNAALANFKDYICDETQALEMDILDKVNNSVELETEETKVNLSMKVSKK
- a CDS encoding DoxX family protein, translating into MKTSTAQNVFRILLVLFMFYAGVSHLTFNRIDFQAQVPDWIPFFSKDLVVILSGIVEITLALGLAFWKSKRIHFGWALAIFFILIFPGNISQYLESRDAFGALNSDKARLIRLFFQPVLIAWALWSSGAWQNWRAK
- a CDS encoding MarR family winged helix-turn-helix transcriptional regulator: MDDSQLKLSNQICFPLYSVSRLITKAYKPFLDKMEITYPQYLVLMVLWENDGITINQITEKLLLNTNTLSPLLKRMEKMEIIERNRSEKDERSVIITLTKKGENLKNQASCIPDDIAKVLMTENIQVADIMNLKNMLNEWIQLLSEKKD
- a CDS encoding NAD(P)H-dependent oxidoreductase, with amino-acid sequence MELLDKLNWRYAAKAMNGEKVAQEKIDNIIEAISLAPTSSGLQPFEVIVITNQEIKDKIRPVAWNQSVVSDCSHLFVFAAWDTYTAERINKMFDLVNEVRGIKNEGWENYRQMLLSSYPQKDAEVNFQHAARQAYIAFTEALTACAFEGVDSTPMEGFDPEAVDEILGLKEKGLRSCVLLPVGYRKTEEDWLVNLKKVRKSKEDLVTLID
- the kdsA gene encoding 3-deoxy-8-phosphooctulonate synthase codes for the protein MTLYERLQKETFLIAGPCVIENEELLFEVAEKMVELSKKMGFLYIFKASFDKANRTSMDSYRGPGLEKGLEAIAKIKAKYQIPVTTDIHEAYQAEIAAEVVDILQIPAFLCRQTDLLLKSGETGKIVNIKKAQFLTGRDMIYPAKKVESTGNKQIMLTERGTSFGNHNLVVDFRNIIDMQEMGYPVVMDVTHSVQKPSANNGTTGGNREYIPYFAKAAAAMGVKGFFMETHPNPDNALSDGPNMVKLENMEGVLKETFAHIM
- a CDS encoding GNAT family N-acetyltransferase gives rise to the protein MDSNLKVKLLSDKSRLQEIYDLRVNAYENSEQLAHVNKTVYPNGWSDDLDEKEGVFHWVIMDNNQIVASARLVILESLEETDGEFEDHIFLLPLERPFVYWSRLVVHPDYRKKGLRIELDKIRKKFLSENLQIKFALTSAVETRHKHLLKLGFEHLGNVMCDWNKTSREFGLFLYKNIEIV
- a CDS encoding cold-shock protein; translated protein: MPQVTGTVKWFNEEKGFGFIIQDNGGADIFVHFRAIISEGVRTLTEGQKVKFDVTEGQKGPQAENVDIV